One genomic window of Diospyros lotus cultivar Yz01 chromosome 8, ASM1463336v1, whole genome shotgun sequence includes the following:
- the LOC127808403 gene encoding uncharacterized protein LOC127808403, which yields MSLACLVCQSVESPSHSFRSYSISSSDNEGRCLAMKNCLVRKVSLAHPTAQTNIASSSKVTPQPSVPNGAAGTPRLVRSRAVRRDLVINWNFDEVLMER from the coding sequence ATGAGTTTGGCATGTCTTGTATGCCAGAGTGTCGAAAGCCCTTCACATTCATTCAGGAGTTACTCTATTTCGAGTTCAGACAACGAGGGAAGATGTTTGGCAATGAAAAACTGCTTGGTGAGGAAGGTATCTCTTGCACACCCTACAGCACAGACTAATATTGCCTCTTCGTCTAAGGTGACTCCACAACCAAGCGTTCCAAATGGAGCTGCAGGGACCCCAAGGCTAGTGCGAAGCCGAGCTGTTAGAAGAGACCTCGTCATAAACTGGAATTTTGACGAAGTCCTGATGGAGCGGTAG
- the LOC127807572 gene encoding putative 1-phosphatidylinositol-3-phosphate 5-kinase FAB1D gives MCGMCCYCGATLTMSNESRQMHENLNSIKSNGIDPVLSCKLYGEKQEKEPTKQNGLTPCSMPLISPAPSLTSSDRTISSCSDFSVDAYSYGRVYQDEGSSDSGRDDLNSRPNGHLQNLSLPVHINGTQSNMVEKDNLEMSSSVENKGPISGDAEIVGNGDMQQAKDNGYESDGLDNNEQTGMACTYRDELDALVWVPPEAEDQEYDVEGSVVNYDDDDDDECGDGTKWGKPSSLSSTGDEGSGSNRFREEKQKAMDEVMNGKFKALVGQLLRSVGVSSTGEDGGSWVDIVTSLSWEAALFVKPDAIEGKAMDPDGYVKIKCVATGSRKESQVIRGVVFKKHAAHKHMPTDYKNPRLLLIQGALGLSSSRLSSFESIQQEKDSLRFIMEMIEKCHPNVVLVEKTVSRDIQESILAKGMTLVFDMKLHRLERVARCTGSQILSTDVLAGQKLKRCESFHFKKFIEEHNGSVDGGKWPSKTLMFIEGCPTRLGCTILLKGTHSHELKRIKCVVQCAVVMAYHLILETSFLLDQRAMFSTIPFNGASIVTPTGQQSPSVESMNSKIYCVKEPHAETDCSSAVDVPISNGFHEEGSHNLDLVSEGHYPFSYEPYNPVVLSGLSSLSASLKKVIGENFPLFSSSSRQSMSTYLGSNEDPDGQLPAVLHVSTSPETFEHSDVEVKGSSDEDKASDHGQFNSMSACCESPPDNEKSGSNFEDQKKNKDDINAVLDSESILVLMSSRNASSGTICEQSHLSHIKFYRNFDVPLGKFLQDNLLNQGLQCAKCNEPPEAHFYYYAHHNKQLTIQVKRLPGNGRLPGEAEGKLWMWSRCGKCKSRYGNTRSTKRVLISTAARGLSFGKFLELSFSNQSLFNKLSTCGHSFQKDFLYFFGLGPMIAMLKHSPVATYSVSLPPQRLEFTNSIRSELLKRETEIVYTKGMNLFKEVAKFLEEIASQFSGSSLNLSGTPKEFSDIEEMLKQERNQFEVNIQNAVVKIGNPDEAAYRLLRLNQLLCDLLVESCIWDQRLKSLLSSDSKVIRTRNTEKVVQVKEENAAVETEETTNSSNGGNKLFDDSVNTINEEESGGLKEFPTQEIVIEGSIEQDESNNSPVVAEDTKQSDSSGHLPTQSCSGDDNFQEQNLPLLDDIKVDRTIPITTGLGTGVQDLKVSQRGSYFPPNSENLKTGVWDSFAEIRKEYLKELQRGYEPKYESICSYTLEGFPNALGLIAEEGSRLHIPVGTDEYIVSDHENEFSSIIACALALLKDLSVPKDVLSDDARRDKVTVAKMYESSNSLTRISSLISPQWSSNGSSDSDGTHSPPTLEESRLSSFDGLNLLDSLVSLGALHPAVPMGSGKLSGKSKYSVLCLYANQFLELRSRCCPSELDYIGSLSRCRNWDAKGGKSKSFFAKTLDERFIIKEIKKTEFESFMKFAPDYFRYMNECFEQGNQTCLAKILGIYQVTIRQTKNGKEVKHDLMVMENLSFGRAITRQYDLKGALHARFNSAADGSGDVLLDQNFVNDMNASPLYVGTKSKRVLQRAVWNDTTFLNSINVMDYSLLVGVDTQRRELVCGIIDYLRQYTWDKQLETWVKASLVVPRNQLPTVISPREYKKRFRKFITTYFLSVPDRWCSQRSSNPCKLCGTGEDDSSDA, from the exons ATGTGTGGTATGTGTTGTTATTGTGGAGCAACATTGACAATGTCAAATGAATCCAGGCAGATGCAtgaaaatttgaattctatCAAATCAAATGGAATAGATCCTGTTTTGTCATGTAAACTTTATGGggaaaagcaagagaaagaaccAACAAAGCAGAATGGTTTAACTCCATGTTCAATGCCATTGATCAGCCCTGCTCCTTCACTGACTAGCAGTGACCGTACCATCTCAAGCTGCA GTGATTTCTCAGTTGATGCTTACTCATATGGCAG GGTTTATCAAGATGAAGGGAGCTCAGACAGTGGCAGAGATGATCTCAACTCTAGGCCAAATGGGCATCTCCAAAACTTAAGCTTGCCGGTTCATATAAATGGAACTCAATCCAACATGGTGGAAAAAGATAACTTGGAGATGAGCAGCAGTGTAGAGAATAAGGGCCCTATATCTGGAGATGCAGAAATTGTAGGGAATGGTGACATGCAACAAGCAAAAGATAATGGTTATGAAAGTGATGGTTTAGATAATAATGAGCAAACTGGGATGGCTTGTACTTATAGGGATGAACTGGATGCTCTAGTATGGGTACCCCCAGAAGCAGAAGATCAAGAGTATGACGTGGAGGGTAGCGTGGTCaattatgatgatgatgacgatgatgagTGTGGTGATGGCACAAAGTGGGGCAAGCCAAGTTCCTTAAGTAGCACCGGAGATGAAGGCAGCGGGAGCAACAGGTTCAGAGAGGAAAAGCAGAAGGCAATGGACGAAGTGATGAATGGCAAGTTCAAAGCCCTTGTTGGGCAGCTTCTGAGATCTGTAGGAGTTTCCTCTACAGGGGAAGATGGTGGCAGTTGGGTGGATATCGTTACTTCTTTATCGTGGGAAGCTGCTTTGTTTGTGAAGCCTGATGCAATTGAGGGAAAAGCAATGGATCCTGATGGCTATGTGAAGATCAAGTGTGTTGCAACTGGATCTCGTAAAGAAAG tcAAGTGATTAGAGGTGTAGTCTTCAAAAAGCATGCAGCACACAAGCATATGCCAACCGACTACAAGAATCCCAGATTGTTGTTGATCCAAGGTGCACTTGGCCTTTCTTCAAGCAGGCTGTCATCATTTGAATCAATACAGCAG GAGAAGGACAGCCTGAGGTTCATCATGGAGATGATAGAAAAGTGCCATCCAAATGTGGTTTTAGTGGAGAAAACTGTTTCACGTGATATTCAAGAGTCTATTCTTGCAAAAGGAATGACACTGGTCTTTGACATGAAACTCCATCGTTTAGAAAGAGTTGCTCGCTGTACTGGTTCACAGATCTTATCTACTGATGTATTGGCTGGCCAAAAACTTAAACGTTGTGAATCCTTTCACTTCAAAAAATTCATAGAGGAGCACAATGGTTCTGTTGATGGAGGGAAGTGGCCAAGTAAAACGTTGATGTTCATCGAGGGCTGCCCTACACGTCTGGGTTGTACA atTTTGCTCAAGGGAACTCACAGCCATGAATTGAAGAGGATTAAATGTGTAGTCCAGTGTGCAGTTGTTATGGCATATCATTTAATCTTAGAGACTTCTTTCCTTCTAGATCAAAGAGCAATGTTCTCTACTATTCCCTTTAATGGAGCATCAATTGTAACACCGACTGGTCAACAATCTCCATCTGTTGAATCAATGAATTCAAAAATCTATTGTGTCAAGGAGCCCCATGCAGAAACAGATTGCTCCAGTGCAGTTGATGTTCCTATATCTAATGGATTCCATGAAGAAGGGTCTCACAACTTAGACCTGGTATCTGAAGGACACTATCCATTTTCGTATGAGCCATACAATCCAGTTGTTCTTTCTGGGTTGTCATCCCTTTCAGCCTCTCTAAAGAAAGTTATTGGTGAGAATTTCCCTCTTTTCTCCTCATCGTCTCGGCAGTCCATGTCCACATACCTTGGAAGTAATGAGGACCCTGACGGTCAGCTCCCAGCTGTCCTCCATGTTTCAACATCTCCAGAGACTTTTGAGCATTCTGATGTGGAAGTGAAGGGTAGCTCTGATGAGGACAAGGCATCTGATCATGGACAATTCAATTCTATGTCAGCTTGTTGTGAATCCCCTCCAGATAACGAAAAATCTGGTTCAAATTTTGAagaccaaaagaaaaataaggatgaCATCAATGCTGTTTTGGATTCGGAAagtattttggttttgatgtcTAGCCGGAATGCCTCAAGTGGGACTATTTGTGAGCAAAGTCATCTTTCTCATATCAAGTTCTACCGCAACTTTGATGTTCCTCTTGGCAAATTTTTGCAAGATAATTTGCTTAACCAG GGCCTTCAGTGTGCCAAATGCAACGAACCACCAGAAGCTCATTTTTACTACTATGCACATCATAATAAGCAGCTTACCATCCAAGTTAAACGACTTCCTGGAAATGGGCGTTTACCTGGTGAAGCTGAAGGGAAGCTTTGGATGTGGAGTCGTTGTGGTAAATGTAAATCCCGCTATGGGAACACAAGATCTACTAAAAGAGTGTTGATATCGACTGCTGCTCGTGGTTTATCCTTTGGGAAGTTTTTGGAGCTCAGCTTTTCAAATCAGTCTTTATTCAATAAACTATCTACCTGTGGCCATTCTTTTCAGAAGGACTTCCTTTACTTCTTTGG ATTAGGCCCCATGATTGCCATGTTGAAACACTCTCCAGTTGCAACTTATTCGGTGTCTTTGCCCCCTCAGAGACTGGAGTTCACTAATTCAATTAGAAGCGAGTTGCTTAAGAGAGAAACAGAAATT GTTTACACAAAAGGAATGAATCTATTCAAGGAAGTCGCAAAATTTTTGGAAGAGATTGCCTCTCAATTTTCAGGTTCAAGCCTGAACCTGAGTGGAACACCAAAGGAATTCTCAGACATTGAAGAGATGCTAAAGCAGGAAAGAAATCAATTTGAG GTCAACATTCAGAATGCTGTTGTCAAGATTGGGAACCCAGATGAGGCAGCGTACAGACTTCTGCGTTTAAACCAATTACTGTGTGATCTTCTGGTCGAATCATGCATTTGGGATCAGCGTCTAAAATCACTGCTCTCTTCAGATTCTAAAGTGATCAGAACTAGAAACACTGAAAAAGTTGTGCAAGTAAAGGAGGAAAATGCTGCTGTAGAAACTGAAGAAACAACAAATTCTTCTAATGgtggaaataaattatttgacgATAGTGTCAATACAATAAATGAGGAAGAATCTGGTGGGTTAAAGGAATTTCCAACTCAAGAAATTGTCATTGAAGGATCTATAGAACAAGATGAATCAAACAACTCACCTGTTGTTGCTGAAGATACTAAGCAATCAGATTCATCTGGCCATCTACCTACACAATCTTGTAGTGGTGATGATAATTTTCAAGAGCAGAATCTTCCTTTGCTTGATGATATCAAAGTGGATAGGACTATTCCAATTACTACAGGCCTTGGAACTGGTGTTCAGGATTTAAAGGTGTCTCAAAGAGGTTCTTATTTTCCACCCAACTCGGAAAATTTGAAGACGGGAGTTTGGGATTCATTTGCAGAAATTCGGAAGGAGTATCTGAAGGAGCTTCAGAGAGGTTATGAGCCAAAATACGAGTCTATATGTAGCTATACCTTAGAGGGCTTCCCTAATGCTCTTGGACTAATCGCGGAGGAGGGCTCAAGATTGCATATACCTGTTGGTACTGATGAATACATTGTCTCAGACCATGAGAATGAATTCTCAAGCATTATTGCTTGTGCTCTAGCATTATTGAAGGACCTATCTGTGCCAAAGGATGTTTTGAGTGATGATGCAAGGAGAGATAAAGTAACAGTGGCTAAAATGTATGAAAGTTCAAATAGCCTAACACGGATATCCTCTTTGATTTCCCCGCAATGGTCTTCAAATGGTTCTTCAGATTCAGATGGAACTCATTCTCCTCCCACTTTAGAAGAGTCACGTTTATCCAGTTTTGATGGGCTGAATTTGTTGGACTCCTTAGTCTCCTTGGGGGCTCTTCATCCAGCAGTGCCTATGGGTTCTGGAAAGTTATCTGGAAAGTCTAAATACTCTGTGCTTTGTCTATATGCCAACCAATTCCTTGAGCTCAGAAGCCGATGTTGTCCATCAGAGCTTGACTATATTGGTTCCCTTAGCCGTTGTAGAAATTGGGATGCTAAAGGTGGGAAGAGTAAGTCGTTCTTTGCTAAAACTCTTGATGAGCGCTTCATTATAAAGGAAATTAAGAAGACAGAATTTGAGTCGTTTATGAAGTTTGCTCCTGACTATTTTAGATACATGAATGAGTGCTTTGAGCAAGGGAACCAAACCTGTCTTGCAAAAATTCTTGGTATTTATCAG GTAACCATTAGACAGACAAAGAATGGGAAAGAAGTGAAACATGACCTTATGGTGATGGAGAACCTTTCTTTTGGTCGAGCTATTACTCGGCAGTATGATCTTAAAGGTGCTTTGCATGCTCGATTCAATTCAGCAGCTGATGGTTCAGGAGATGTTCTTCTGGACCAAAACTTTGTCAATGACATGAATGCCTCTCCTTTATATGTTGGCACAAAATCCAAGCGTGTTTTGCAACGTGCAGTCTGGAATGACACAACTTTTCTCAAT TCAATCAATGTGATGGATTATTCTCTACTTGTGGGAGTGGATACTCAGCGGCGTGAACTTGTCTGTGGAATAATCGATTACCTCAGGCAGTATACTTGGGACAAGCAACTCGAGACCTGGGTCAAGGCCTCCCTTGTTGTTCCTAGGAACCAGTTGCCAACTGTCATCTCCCCGCGAGAGTACAAGAAGCGATTTAGGAAGTTCATCACTACCTACTTCTTGAGTGTCCCGGACCGTTGGTGCTCACAGAGGTCCTCTAACCCCTGCAAGCTTTGTGGCACAGGCGAGGATGATTCATCTGATGCTTAA